The Bacteroides sp. DNA segment AACCTACAAGCGCCATGCTGCAATGGAATATTCAAAGGCTGAATAAGGAACTGATTTTCCAAATAACAAAAAGCCCGCCAGGATCTGACGGGCTTTTTAATTTATTATTTTAGGGAGTGTTTTTATTTCAGTAAGCGCTTAAAGCTATGGTATTAAAGCGCTTTCTTCTTTTTTTCCCTTTTATCCTGACTTGCGACAAACATCTCCCGCTCATTAAAGTCTTGGATTATAAGCAGCGCTGTACCTTGAGCCAAAAGTATAGCTTAACCCAATGGATCCTGAAATGCTGTAAGAAGTGGCTTGTTGTGATCGTGCCAGCAGGATCTCTTCCAGCGAGAGGTCACCGGCCGGAATGGCAATCAGGTCATTAATAATTTCATAGTTTCCGTAAAGGTTTAGGCTAAAACCCTGGAATATCCTTAAATTGAGGCTGGTATAAACCTGCACCCGATTTTTTGAAAAATCATTAAAGTAATTTGAACCGGTAAGACCTGCCCGAACATTGCCCCAGGGTTGCTGAAACCTGGCCGAGGCTTCAAGCGATTGTGTCCATACCCATTCTTCATTCTTGCTAAAAATGGTGGTTTCCATATAGTCATTGTGACCGTATCCCATTCGGTATGCAAGGACTACAGACCTTCTGGTAGCTTCATCGTAAGGGAATAGGCTCCATTCAATGGCCGGAACAAGGTCTAGGCTAAGATCCATATTATGAAAAGTACTGGATAATCCTGAACTAAAAACCCCCATTGACCAATGGTTGTTCAGGCTTTTAATTACATAAGCTGAATAGCCGTGCCTGTGTGTTGAATTAACAATATCTCCTTCAGTGGTAATATAGGTGCTGTTATTGAAATTAAAATAAGGTCTTATCCTGATCTTCCATTCCGCTGTTATTCTGTCGGCAAAAAAACCTGTCCTGAAAGAAAAATGGCTGAGTTTTTCTTCTTTCTCAAAGTTTCCACCCCCATATAATTCGAACACCCAGCTTTTCCAGGGATCAGTTTCAAAGGATGCCTTAGCTATCTCTGAAAGGTCTTCCTGGTCCATTAAAAAATCTACATGTATCCTTTCAATTTCTGATGTTGAAGCAAGATAGGGAACTAAACCTATTTTAAGAATATTTGTATATCCGCGTCGGGTATCGTCGCTTGAATTGGTTGATGGAGCCCAATAGGTAAATTCATGGTTCTTTCCAATGAACGAGCGGTTGCCGATAAATGAAATGGCATAATTTGTACCTGCTGTTCCTGCGTCATGACGGGTCACTATGATATGCACATCGGCCTGTTCACGATCACGAACGTAATTGACAATAGTAATTTCTTGCCTTACAAAATCGTCATCAAACCAACGTTCTGTATCAAGAAAAACGGTGATACGGCTATTAGGGTTTAAGGGCAGTCTAGTCTTACTGCTCGCATATGTCCCATAAAAGGAAAAGGTAAGCAACAAAAGAAATAACAGAAATGCAGGAAAAATTTTCTTCATTGATTATGAAAGGATTGTATGTTTTAATAACAAAGGTTTAACCAAAAAATCCAAAACTCACCTTTTTACCGCGCTCAAGGGTTGTGCGAAGGTTTCCACATCTTTGCCGGTGATTTCCTTGTCGCACAAGATGGCGAGCCGCTCCACCACGTTACGCAACTCGCGGATATTGCCGGTCCATTCAATCTTTTTCAGGGCATCAAAAGCCCCTTCTGTAAAAGCTTTCGGGGCCATGCCCTGCTCAGCCAGAACCTGTTCCAGGAAATGATTGGCCAGCAGTGGAATGTCATCCGTACGTTCATTCAGGGTTGGGACGTGAATAAGAATAACGCTCAGGCGGTGGTAAAGGTCTTCCCTGAAATTGCCATTTTCGATCTCTTTGTGAATGTTTTTGTTGGTGGCCGCAACCACTCTTACGTCAACCGGGATATCTTTTTCACCCCCTACACGTGTGATCTTGTTTTCCTGCAGGGCCCTGAGCACCTTGGCCTGCGCTGCAAGGCTCATATCGCCGATCTCATCCAGGAAAAGGGTTCCCCCGCTAGCCAATTCAAAATTGCCTTTCTTTTGTTTGATGGCCGAGGTGAACGAACCTTTTTCGTGACCAAAGAGTTCGCTTTCGATCAGCTCTGAGGGGATGGCCGCACAGTTGACTTCAATAAAGGGACCTTTGGAACGGTTGCTCAATTCATGCAGCCATCGGGCTACCAGTTCCTTACCCGTGCCATTCTGCCCGGTGATAAATATTCGGGCATCGGTGGG contains these protein-coding regions:
- a CDS encoding sigma-54 dependent transcriptional regulator is translated as EGIEKIENSHFDVVLCDIKMPKMDGLEVLNKIQEKDPDATVVMISGHGSIDTAVEAIKKGAFDFISKPLDLNRLLITIRNAMDKTQLVTETRVLKRKVSKTYEMIGNSEAIHKIKEMIERVAPTDARIFITGQNGTGKELVARWLHELSNRSKGPFIEVNCAAIPSELIESELFGHEKGSFTSAIKQKKGNFELASGGTLFLDEIGDMSLAAQAKVLRALQENKITRVGGEKDIPVDVRVVAATNKNIHKEIENGNFREDLYHRLSVILIHVPTLNERTDDIPLLANHFLEQVLAEQGMAPKAFTEGAFDALKKIEWTGNIRELRNVVERLAILCDKEITGKDVETFAQPLSAVKR